The proteins below come from a single Bacteroidales bacterium WCE2004 genomic window:
- a CDS encoding primosomal protein N', whose amino-acid sequence MTAAPTYIQVLLPVKLRWIPTYRADMPLQAGRRVCVELGRRRYDGVVWRTLERPDLPPERIQPIVAVQDELPRVTAEELRFWEFLSDYYLCTLGEVYKAAYPLLKLRSEQTAADILARLQQRLARKEEQLAGRHGERVMQRLSAERDALQAQLAACRAQSGSADKPGRPAPGKPLVLTAAGRREAYLPALREALAAGRQALVLTPEIAFCDRLEALLAPEFGQQLLVFHSGKTPVRRRAAAESLRSGSPAIVLGTRSALFLPYRDLGLVVVDEEQDAAYKQTDPAPRYHGRDAAVALAGIHGARVLLGAAVPSLETLLNVRLGKYDLADGPAAAPRAEVIDLAAERRKNGLVGTFSRKLIDAVRRTDGPVVLLRGWEKPEPLQDEIAALFPDRSIRVLTLSALKREGASGAALLAVLQADALVSRDDFRADERAAQIVGTLCQFAPRVIVQTAVPARFDAARGTDALLDERRQFGFPPYTRLVEFRRQGSGEVVERHFLPRDRSLAARKAALAAALPTGTYPDVDPLD is encoded by the coding sequence ATGACGGCAGCCCCGACATACATCCAGGTGCTCCTGCCGGTCAAGCTCCGGTGGATTCCCACCTATCGCGCCGACATGCCGCTGCAGGCAGGCCGGCGCGTATGCGTAGAACTGGGACGCAGGCGCTACGACGGCGTGGTCTGGCGCACGCTGGAGCGGCCTGACCTGCCGCCGGAGCGCATCCAGCCCATCGTCGCCGTCCAGGACGAGCTCCCGCGCGTGACCGCGGAGGAGCTCCGTTTCTGGGAATTCCTTTCCGACTATTACCTCTGTACGCTCGGCGAAGTGTACAAGGCGGCATACCCGCTGCTCAAGCTGCGCAGCGAGCAGACGGCCGCCGACATCCTCGCGCGCCTGCAGCAGCGGCTCGCCCGCAAGGAGGAGCAGCTGGCGGGGCGGCACGGCGAGCGGGTGATGCAGCGGCTGAGTGCGGAGCGCGATGCGCTGCAGGCGCAGCTCGCCGCGTGCCGGGCGCAGTCCGGCTCCGCCGACAAGCCCGGCCGCCCCGCCCCCGGCAAGCCGCTGGTCCTGACGGCCGCCGGCCGGCGCGAGGCCTATCTTCCCGCCTTGCGGGAGGCCCTCGCCGCCGGGCGCCAGGCCCTGGTCCTCACCCCCGAAATCGCCTTCTGCGACCGGCTGGAGGCGCTTCTGGCCCCGGAATTCGGTCAGCAGCTGCTGGTCTTCCATTCCGGCAAGACACCGGTCCGCCGCCGCGCCGCCGCCGAGTCGCTGCGCTCCGGCTCCCCGGCCATCGTCCTGGGCACGCGCTCCGCGCTGTTTCTCCCCTACCGCGACCTCGGGCTCGTCGTCGTGGACGAGGAGCAGGACGCGGCCTACAAGCAGACCGACCCGGCTCCGCGCTACCACGGCCGCGACGCCGCCGTCGCCCTGGCGGGCATCCACGGCGCCCGCGTCCTGCTCGGCGCCGCCGTCCCCTCGCTGGAGACACTCCTGAACGTCCGCCTGGGCAAATACGACCTGGCCGACGGGCCTGCCGCCGCGCCGCGGGCCGAGGTCATCGACCTCGCCGCCGAGCGGCGCAAGAACGGCCTCGTCGGCACGTTCTCGCGCAAACTGATCGACGCCGTCCGCCGGACCGACGGCCCCGTCGTCCTGCTGCGCGGCTGGGAGAAGCCCGAGCCGCTGCAGGACGAGATCGCCGCGCTCTTCCCCGACCGGTCGATCCGCGTCCTGACGCTCAGCGCGTTGAAGCGCGAAGGCGCCTCCGGCGCGGCCCTGCTGGCCGTCCTGCAGGCCGACGCGCTGGTCTCGCGCGACGACTTCCGCGCCGACGAGCGCGCCGCGCAGATCGTCGGCACCCTGTGCCAGTTCGCCCCGCGCGTCATCGTCCAGACGGCTGTCCCGGCCCGCTTCGACGCCGCCCGCGGCACCGACGCCCTGCTCGACGAGCGCCGCCAGTTCGGCTTTCCTCCCTACACGCGCCTTGTCGAATTCCGCCGCCAGGGCAGCGGCGAGGTCGTCGAGCGCCACTTCCTGCCCCGCGACCGCAGCCTCGCCGCCCGCAAGGCCGCCCTCGCCGCCGCCCTCCCCACCGGCACCTACCCCGACGTCGATCCTCTGGACTAA